In Pseudobacter ginsenosidimutans, the following are encoded in one genomic region:
- a CDS encoding carboxypeptidase-like regulatory domain-containing protein: MKSIKVSLVALTIATAGLFAFKGIQTGSIKGTVSPADGAERVWALSGTDTLKATVESGAFNITGAKAGTYRVIVEAKPPYKNAAKDGVTVTDGQPTDVGEIKLEQ, from the coding sequence ATGAAAAGCATCAAGGTAAGCTTGGTAGCGCTCACTATTGCTACCGCTGGATTATTCGCCTTCAAAGGCATCCAAACAGGATCCATCAAAGGAACAGTATCTCCTGCAGACGGCGCAGAGCGCGTGTGGGCATTGTCCGGAACTGATACGCTGAAAGCAACAGTTGAGTCTGGTGCATTCAATATCACCGGTGCTAAGGCAGGTACTTACAGAGTGATTGTAGAAGCTAAACCTCCTTATAAGAATGCTGCCAAGGATGGTGTAACAGTTACCGATGGTCAACCTACAGATGTTGGCGAAATCAAACTGGAACAATAA